CTCGAGTGCTCTGTTAACCTGTTGGGGGACTGTTTtccaaaatggagagaaaatgacAAATTACAGACAGGGCTCCTGAACAATAAACAGTTGCTCACGTCATTTGCCATTTTGAGTATTAAATTTATTTTTGTTCCAGTTGCCCCTATAAAATAATGAGAAGGAAGGGTGTGCTGCATGCAGCCCCCTAAGGAACAgtgaagcttcttgagagcagggaccaagGAGAATGGTTCACCAACGTCTTTGGTTTCGACTTCAATCCGTGGAATTTTCGGAACCTTGCCGTGGGCTGAGCACTATACCAAAGGTGTAGGAATGTACGGTGGAGGTACAAGGGTCACTAGCTGCCTGCAGGACCTTTACAGTCTAACAAGCTTAATTCTGCTCtctctgggattagaagccagcctcACAGCTGGAATTTCAAACCAGTCAAGAGGAGCCATGAAGAGGTAAGGTGAAAATCTCACTGCAGCTTTGTACAGTAGATGGAACCACCTGGTTGAGCTGGCTAACTGGGCTCCAGCTTCCTAATTCTGTCTTGTATTTTACAAGCCCCCAAAAAGGGAGACTGCTTAAACGGAGCCCTTGCTGTGGGTAGAAACAGGCCTGTGGGTGCCCCCTTAGAACTCATTcaaactaatcatatttattgaacacttactgtgtgcaaggcactgtagtaattgcttgggaaagtacagtatggccGGGTTGGTAAGCACATAccatgcccacaataagtttacagtccagatggggaggcagacagtgatataagtaaataaattacgaatccgtacataaaagtgctgtgggttgagggaggggtgaagaaaggaaaaatatcCAAATGAGAGGGTgaagcagcagggagtgggagaagaggaaatgagccagCTTCGGGGAGGTAAATTTGAAGGAACGTGAGGTGCTTTCACTGCAATCATCAGCAGAGTTATTGAGTGCCCCCAAGGTGCATGGCACAGGAATAGGCACTTGGGGGCCCACCTAGGATTGGTTGGGCCCAGAGCATGCCCTTAGGAAGACATGACTTCACAAGTTTCTTGCACCTTTAAGGAGCAAAGGCTTTGGAGTTACTGACTTTTAATGCAGTGCTTAAAGAGGTATCTTCAGAAGTGCTTTCTAACAGTGCCATGTAGGAAAACCAGGCTGAGGGGGCATAAATGTAGAACTGTCCCTCTGtacttatctgtctccccacccccagctgccaTAAATGCATAAGAGCCGAGGTGGTAGCTGGGAGTATGGgactgaggaggaaaaaaaagaaattggggaaggcctccaggaggaggtgtgatttcagaaggactttgaagatgggaagagcagtggcctGGCACATTTGAAGGGGAAGGCACAAGGAAGGTCATGAATGAGGATTCAGAGGTGGGAAAGTTGGgcatgaggcacagtgagaaggtgagcttgggagagaacaactatGAGCTAGGAtacagggagaaaaggaagtggatAATAAGTAATTGTGCCTTtcctcggtacatagtaagtgcttaacaaatacaatcattattattattaacattaatagtagtagtagcctcatcaatagcatttattgaatcgtgtgtgcagagcactgtactaagaagttgggaaAGTACGAGTGTcattagacccgttccctgcccccaacaagcttaaggtagtagtagtagaaattgtattttttgagcactaagtagagaacactatactaagtggttggagagAATACATAGATGGGAATTAggcgcagtctctgtcccttggggTTCTCAAAATCttaagaggggagagagctgatagagtgccttaGAGACATTGGCCAGGAGCTTCTTtctgatggggagagatgggcaagcattgaaggtttttgaggagtggggagaggtgtgcagagtgacattttaggaaaatgagccaggcggcagagtgaggtatggactggcgAGGGTAGAAactggaggctgatggagtagtcatccatcagagaagcagcgtggctcagtggaaagagcacgggctttggagtcagaggtcatgagttcgaatcctggctctgccacttgccagctgtgtgactgtgggcaagtcacttaacttctctgggcctcagttacctcatctgtaaaatggggattaagactgtgaaccccatgtgggacaacctgattcccctgtgtctaccccagcgcttagaacagtgctctgcacatagtaagcgcttaacaaataccaacattattattattattatagtcaagcCATGATATGACTAAGTGTCTAGACCAGGGtgatggccatttggatgaagagaaggGACCAGATCCAAGAAATGATATGGAggaaaaatgaggacttagcaGCAGACAGAAAGTTGAAAGCGTAAAGggtcaagaataatggcaatcTTGTGGGCTATATAGACAGGGAGAGTGGTGTTGGGGTTCAACTACGAGGGGAGAATTGAGGTGGAAgtaaggatttgggtgggaacatGAGTTCAGCCTAGGACATATTGGGACATTGCCAGTTAACGGATGAAAGGTTAAAGCAGAACCAGCAGAAGAGACAGTGGCAGAGTGGTAAGAGaactagaaagcagcatggctcagtgaataaagcacagtcatgagagtcagaagcacttgggttctagtcccggctccactacttgtctgttgtgtaaccttgggcaagtcacttaacttttctgtgctttagatacctcatctgttaaatggggattaagactgtgagccccatgtaggacatggactgtttccaacctgattagcttgtatctacatctaccccagcacttaatacagtgtctggcacatagtaagcgcttaaaaaataccattagaaaaaaagagCTGTCAGTAACACCAAGGTTAGGTAGTTTTCAGGAGGAGaaagtggtctacagtgtcatgGGTtcctgagaggccagagaggattaggatagattagAGATCAGTTAATCAGTTAGTGGtacctagcacttactgtgtgcagaacactatattaactgcttgggagagtacaatgcaacagttggtagacatgttcctttcccacaaccagtttacagtctagagggggagacagatgtttgatataaatgaataatttatagataggtacttaagtgttgtatggctgaggggtgggatgaatatcaagtgcccaaattATACCAATTCAAATGCacaggcgatgtagaagggaaatAGAGCCAGGGAAAATAGaccttaatccgggaaggcttcttggaaatcaatagacttggcaagaaggagcgcATTGGTGACCTTGGTGAGGGCAGATTCAAtagagtgattgattgagtgagcaaaaggggcagaaaccagattgtagtgGATCTATGTAAAACTGAAACTCAGGGTTGCAAGCGTGAAGGCTTCCACACACTTCACactccatccctctccatccTGTCCTTTCCACATCCTGTTCCTTCTCCTGCACCCCTCctcaaagaaaataaaaagaccccagttttttttttccctatggcATTTCGATAGATGTTAAAGGCTGgtcaggtggaagggagggacaAAGAGAGATTGGAGAGCACCAACGGTTTCCAGCTCTTTGCAGATgttcctagctctgccgcttcgAATCAGGTCCCCCTTGACAGGCTGAGTTCTGACTCGACCCATCCCTGGTGGTCAGCACTGTGGGGAGCAGAACCAGTCAGGGGCAGTAAGGCCTctgatggaagggaggggaaggagaaggagtggtACTGATGCTTAGACcaggtatgattttttttttaaatggtatttaagtgctcactatgtgccacgcactgttctaaacactgaggtagatagaaggtaatcaggttggacacagtccctgtcctccgtgggactcataatcctcattttacagatgaggtaactgaggcccaaagaagtgaagtgacttccctaaagtcacaacagacaagtgccagagctgtgattagaacccaggttcttctgactcctgggcctgggctctatccactagaccattctgcttctcagagtgtTGAGAGCTACTTGCCCATTCTAGGCTGCAGACCCGTCTGGAAAAGAGCAAGACCATAGACCCTAACATGGAGAAGCCCTCCTGAAACCCAAAGGCCCTTGGGCCTATCCTGGCTTCTTACGCTGTTTCCATTCAATGCAAAGAGTCTTGACACCTTTCTGCTCTgttgcctcttccctcctcctctttccagtctcattcctttctcctgcctgggcttctctttctccatttgcAGAGAGGGCACTGAATCTGCAAGGCAAGGAGCTGAATTTGGGGGTTGGTCCCCCAGATCTGGGGCTGGTTTGTTCCCTTTGAATTACCTCCCCTGTTTTTCAAAACTTGTGGAAGCCTTAAAATCAGTTATTGTCTTTGTTGGCTTGCCTGCCTGCTTTTTCTGATTTGGGAGAAAAATTGTCTGATCCTGAGGGAGGTTAACCCTCCTCTTGGTGAGAGGGGGTTGTGGAAGGGGgtgtaaagaggaggaggagaaattagGAGGAAGGTGTGGGTGGTGGAAGCAGAAGAGATTGATCCGTGAAGGAGAATAGTGGGACTGAGTGCAAAGATGGGGTCTGTATTTCTGGGAGTGCGCAGGGAGAATGGATGTCAGGTTGCCTGTTGTGGGGGAGAGGTCTGTGTATTTGAAGAGTATATGTATATGTGAGCTAGTAAGTCTGAAGTGtgagtgtgtgcacacacacctCATGTAAGGAATGAGGGTGTGTCTGGGTTGGGTGTCTGGAGTGCAGGCTGGAGTTGCTatgtggagagggtggggaggggctggctgCCCAGATCTTTCACAAACTACAGAGCACTCGCTGGTTACCAAGCATAGCTCTCCAAACAGGCCAGTTGGTCCAGGGCAAGGGgaaggctccactcctctgggtcCCTGAGGCCAGGGCAGGCTGGACCGGTGCCTGGTGAAGTCCGAGCCTGGAGGCTCCCCAGCGGTTCCCACAGGTGGCCTGGGCTGGTGATGGACAGGCTTGGAACGATGCCACCCCCGCTGTCACTGCCATGAACGGTGCTCCGGACCGGACCGCACCAACTGCAGCCCCAGCAGAGCCGGCGGAGTCTTCACAGCCTCCGGGTCTCATCCCCGAGTGCCCCATCTGCTACGCTGCCTATGACAATGCCTTCCAgagacctctgctcctcccgtgtGCTCACACCTTCTGCCTGGAGTGCCTGGCTCGACTCTGCCTCTTCCTGAAACAAGCGCAGCTTTTCCCCTGCCCCCTGTGCAGGACGCCTGTCTTGGTGCCCACCGGAGGGGTCCCCAGGCTCCCAACCGACACGGATGTGGTGGTCCGGCTCCCTCCCTGGATGCAGACCCTGCCTGACATCTGGCTGGAGGGACACCGTCTATGCTGGGTCAGGCCCACCAGCCCACCGGCAGCCAGCCCAGAGATGCTGGTCACCCTGGAGCTATTGACCCACCGTCCCCCGCTCCTGCAGCGACCCCAGCCTGGCGAGCTGGTGGCTGTCCATCAGGGCCACAggctccccgggggcagggagCTAGGCCAGCTTCTCTGGAAGTGGAAGGTCACCCTGCTCTGGATCCTGCTCATTCTGACCTTGCTGGTCATCGTGCCCACGTACCTGTATGGGTTTCACAAGTGACCCCGGAGCTTCAAGGTAACTTCGGGCAACCAAGGCTATATGGGGGCTTGTTCATGCTGCTAGTCCACGGTGGGTGAGGGGGCTGCCTGGAGATTTCCTCTCCCTGGCCAGATCCTGTCTGCCCCAGCCCTGGACCAAGCCAAGCCTCACAGCTTTGTCAGAGGACAAGAACTTGGAGATGGCCCAAGGGCTTTACTCAGGTGAATTGTGAAATAGGgctaggaggagagggaaaggagattagagtgggagacagttaTTGATGGACTTGGGGCTATTAGGCATCAAGCTCGAATGTCCTGGACAGTATGCTTGGCCCCAACTGTCTGGGGGTGGGCATCGACCAGTCCTCTGTTCCTTTCCCCAAAGCCCATATCGCCTGGTGGCAGTAGGACCCTCATGCCAAAGCTAAATTCTGCGAGTCCCCAGTTAGCCTAAGCCCCAGCCACTTTATAGTCAAGAGAGCCTGGCCAGGGCCTGTTCATTCTAGTTCCTTGCTAGTTCTTTCCTAAAAGGCAAGAGATTCTGTAAAGAATAATATTTCTGGCAAGGGAGAGAGCCTCTCACTTTAACGTGCCTTAGATTTCTACAGAAATTGTCCTGAAAATAGATGAATCAAAAAATAGTACATTCCCCAAAACCCAAATTTGCTAaaactggacaagtcacttggcttctctgtgcctcagttaccacacctgtaaaatggggattaagactgtgaaccctatgtggtactggactgtgtccaacctgattagcttgtaactcccagtgcttagtatagtgcctggcatatcgtaagtgcttaacaaatccctcttgagaaaacaacaaaaaaaaaccctcagtacCCTGCTTGCCCACAGAGCCCTCGGAGTGAACAGATGGTCCACCAACATGGCACGgggtggcacagagtaggcacaggGCAGGCATGGGATGGACATGAGAAGGGCCCAACCAGACATGGGGCAGGTGCAAGGAGGCCTTGGGGCAGTCACATAGGATCGAGTCAGAGTTCGGATGCCCCCGGGCTCACCTAATTCTTTCTGAATTCCAGGTTACCCCAGGTGTATAGTGCTTCAGACCAGTTGGCAGGCAAAGAACAAATGTCTGACAAAGGTCTTCTTCCTGCTATGCCAACATCTCATTTCCTGTTCCTGCTATCGGGATTTAAATGAGCGATTGTGCCTACAGTGTTTTCTGTGACCCTTGGAAGTCCTCCTGCCTGGGTGGGACATTCATAGCTGTGGAGTTCCCTCTTGCGACTCTGAAGAGGTCACTTTCTTTGGGCATAACTGCTTGGAAAATTGTGGGGTTTGAGGCCCTACTGGGGATACAGGTGGCTGGACCCAGGAGAGCGAGAGAGCTCAACTAGGGAGAATAATGGGTCTCCGTTTCAGCTTGCAAAACAGATTTCTCCACTAGTCCGATTCCGCAAGTTGGCTTCTCTTTCTAACTCTCAGCTTTGTGTTACCGATTTCCCATCGGCCCTTCCTCCAGGCTGAGAAGTGAGAGGAAACAGCAGTCTCAGGAGGCTCCAGCCGGGTCCCCCTTACCAAATTGCCGAGGCCTGAGGCTCGGGAGAGAAGCTGCCCAACCCCCAAACCATCGTTCTCCTGctcgggaaaggagagaaagcagcagcagcaatggccATGGCAAGCAGCAGCCGCAGTGGCCTTTAGAGCGTTGGAAAGGCTGTGGCTGAGACTGGGACAAATGTGGCTGTGAATTCTGAGCTGCAAGGTGCCTGAAACCCTGCTCttttagccacagcaccctactgcaCTATTTGGATTTATCACTGCCTTTGTCTTTTACATTGTTTTCACGTTATAGAGCTTTaactttccttatgtgtctgttgccaaccTCCTTGTCCctgctttattcttagattgggagGCCTTTGGAGatcagggactgtggctaatcgtcacttgggtatttttttttcctactgtttAGCAcggtgtttgcacacagtaggtgcttaataaaataccatctaCTACAACTCCTATTAGTActactgcttgtgggcaggactgGCTGCTTTCTCTGGTTTTCCCAGGCCCCCAACCAACCCCcaaccactctctcctctcctcccactcccctcccctgggGACACAAAACGGTACATGACACTGCCCTCCCTTTTGCTCCCCAGAGAAGCCTGGCTGAAGGGTAAGGGAACATTGGAGATAGAGCCGCTTCCAAGGCAGAGGGGCATTGTCTTGAAGTTACCCTACTTCCATGCCCAATGGCAAAAAGGGCTACAGCTCACTAACCCTGTTCTTCCACCCATTAACCCTGCTTAAATCAGCCACCACATTTGTCGAGGACAGGATCTTGCACGAGCATAGCCCTTCCGCTGGCCCTGCTTGAGGGCTTCTGGGACACTTGGTTTTGAACTCAGAAGCTTGACAGGTTGGCAGGCTCAGCCACAGCTGGAGAATGGGCGAGGAGCCAGGGGGTGAGGTGGAGAACCCCTTGCTCAAGCTACCAGCGCTCATTTTAATTGGAGATCAGGCAGTCTAGGCCCCAGCTCTACTATCACTGGTCTCTCTCCTGGCTCAGTCCACCCCTCGGGGAGAGACTAAAGTTCCCACATTCTCTAAGGTGTCCAACTGTAACTAGGTGGCCAAAGTTCAACCAGCAATAATTTTCCAGCGGATGGGGTCCCCAGGGTTCACAGACCATGGCCCAAAGTCCCAGGGAATCCCTGGGCCTGTCTTGTTTGAACCACCCCAGAGCATGCACAAGACCCAGAATCACAGAACAATGgacgatggaatttattaagtgctaatcagattagacacagttgctatcccaaatggggctcacagtctatgagagagggagaacgtgtatttcattcccattttacagatgagtaaactgaggcagagaagataagtgacttgaccaaggtcacacagcaggcaagcaggggagctgagattagaacctgggtctcctgactcccaagtctgtgctttttccattacagCATTCTGCCTTCCCATGAACTTCTACCATAGATCCATGAAAAATTCCTGGAATTATTTCCCATACATCTCATcaaatttcttccttctcttttttaaaatgctatttgttaaatgcttattattattgttattatggtatttgttaagtgcttactatgtgccagtaactgtactatctgctggggtagattcaaggaaatcaggttggacacagtccctgtcccacatagacatcacagtcttaatccccattttacagatgaggtaactgaggcacagagaattaagagatttgcccaaggtcacacagcagacaggtggcggggccgggtttaaaacccaggtcctctgactaccagacccatgctctatccactaggccatgctatttctcagctACTTTTCCTTAACATTGGCCTGCCTACATCCAAATCTTTCCTATTCTTTCTGATCATCTTTGTCTCCATCCTCCCAACCTCCCAGAATTTCTAAACTGCTCTTTCCCCATCGATGTGGCAGTGTTGCCTAACAGCAAGTCATCAGTGCCAAGCTACCAGAGTCCTCTGGACAGTGAAGAACCCCTGGGTCCTTATCAAGAGGCCCAGTAacactactgtgctctcccaagggcttagtacaatgctttgtacaatgcagtgttgcctgagaagcagtgtggcctagtggatagagcacaggcctgggagtcaggaggagccaggagtcagaagccacttgtctgttgtgggatcttgggcaagtcacttcacttctctgggcctcagttccctcatctgtataatggggattaagactctgagtcccttgtgggacagggcctctgtccaacccgatttgcttgtatccaccccagggctcactacattgcctggcacatagtaagcacttaacaaatgccactagtaCCAGGTCTtgtttctatttcattcattcaatagtatttattgagcgcttaccatttgcagagcactgtactaagcgcttggaatgtacaatttggcaacagatagagacaatccctgcccactgacgggcttaaagtctaatcggggggggacaGTCGgacaaacaagacaacttaatcaagataaatagaatcaaggggatgtatacctcattaacaaaataaatagggtcaaaaaatacacacaaataagcacagtgctgaggggaggggaaggggagagggggaggagcagagggaaaggggggaaggggctttagctgaggggaggtgaaggggggggcagagagggagcagaggaagcagagggaaaaggggaagctcagtctggtaaggcctcttggaggaggtgagctctcagtagggctttgaagaggggaagagagttagtgtggcggatgcgaggagggagggcattccaggacagcggtagcaCATGGAccaagggtcgatggcgggataggcatgaacgggggatggtgaggagagcaGCGgggcatgtggggtgggcagtagaaagagagaagggagaggtaggcgggggcaaggtgatggagagccttgaagcctagagtgagaagtttttgtttcgtgcggaggttgataggtaaccactggaagattttaaggagaggagtgacatgcccagagcgtttctgcagggagatgatccgggcaggggagtgaagaatagactggagcagggagagacaggaggaagggagatcagagagaaggctgacacaataatccagccgggttattatgagagcttgttccagtaaaatagccgttggggtggaaagggcggatcttggcgatattgtaaaggtgagaccggcagctcttggtaacggattggatgtgtggggtgaatgagagagccgagtcaaggatgacacttaaggttgtgggcttgagagacgggaaggatggtcataccatccacagtgacagggaagtgaggtagaggacagggcttgggagggaaaataaggagctcagtttcagacattttgagttttaggtggtgggcagacatccagatggaggcgtcctgggggcaggaggagatagcctgaagggagggggagagaacaggggaggagatgtagatttgtgagtcatctgcatagagatgatagttgaagccgtgggagcgaatgagttcaccaagagagtgagtgaagatggagaacagaagagggccaagaactgacccttgaggaacccctacagttagaggatgggagagggaggaggagcccgtgaaggagactgagaatgaacggccagaaagataagaggagaacgaggagaggacagagtccatgaagccaaggtgagatacagtgtggaggagaaggggatcgtcgacagtgtcgaaggcagctgagaggtcgaggaggattaggatagagtaggagccactggatttggcaagaaggaggtcatgggtgacctttgagagagcagtctctgtatCCAACACTCAGTGCCACTGCTATGCATAGATAGCTGCCAGAATAATATCATTCTGCTTTTCATCCAATTAGGATGACGGCAATGGGATGCCTTTGGATTAAGATCCTTATAATTaggttttttttagtggtactgttaagtgcttactatgtgccaggcactgtagtgagccctggggtagatacaagataaggttggacccagctcatatcccacctggggcttacagtctaaattctcattttacaggcagCCACATCTGGTTTCCAGAGCGGTTCCCCCAGTGACATCTGTGAATCACACTCGATGCCATGGGGCAGGGCAGGAATGCCAACAGTGAGCTCCTACAATGAGCAAAGCTCCTCTGGGTGGCACATCCCAGGAGAATTGGGTGGCAGCAGTGTAGCCAAGTATGGACAACTGAGAAGGGGAGTCCCTGGGAGCCCAGAGAGCAGAAAAAGTGACTTGAATACACTGTAAAGGCCAGTCTCAAATGATTCAGGACCCAGGAAAGGCTGCTGGGAAACAAGTGCAACAGATGAGCCCATCCAGCAGAAATCTGGAGAGGAATGGCTCTCCCAAGATGCCTCTGTTCAAAAACTGAGGCAGACGTTGCAGCAAGGGGGGCTCCAACCCACCAGTGCAGCAAGGAACCCTGCTCACTTGTAAGCAATGTTGGGGAGAGCATCAGTTTCTCAATGGCCTTCTCAGAAACACTTGCATACATGGATCGGGTCTCACTGAGGACCGACTGCTTGAAATTTCTGAGTTTAAGAATGTTTTGGTTGGGGTGCATTTTCTGTTCTCTGACTGTAATTGTTCTGCTTTTGAATTTCTAGGCTTATTTAAGTTCTATGTGGTTCCTCTCTAAAGTATTGAAGATGATGCAATAGAAGGTGAGATTTTTATCATTCTGTGTGGGTGTGGCTGATTAAACTGATGAAGGACCACCAATTCTTTCCACAGCTCTGCATTGTCAGATTGTCCCCTATTGTTGCATCATGCTCTTCACAGTGTCTAGGGCTATTTTCGTTTCCATCTCTGTGTTGTGATCATCTCAGAATCTCTGTTTGAAGCGACTTTCCTCAGTTTTTTATTCTTTTCTGTTTGCCAGGCTGGTGTAACCTTAGCTGGTCTTCAGGCTCTTTTCCAGCTGACCACAACTGTGTCATGCTCACTGTTTACCATTTTGCTTCACTGTctttaaaatgtctttttttgGTCCACTGTGTTGACAATTTGTCCATTTCACCTCTTCCTGTAGTaggctgtttgggtatcctctgATGTCTCTTCTCATATGGTCCTTCAAATGGTGTGATTTACAGGCATGGCTTGGATGCTGATGGACTGTGATCCAGAACCCCTTGGTTCCTGTCTTGTCATTTGATGGTAAGGATGGATGAAAAATGGAATCGATGAAATTGTTGTAAAAGTTAAATGTGGAATCAGTGAAGAAATACCATGCAAAAGGTTGATTACTATCATTTTCACTATTGACCTTCAGTTAGATGCTATGTTGCGGGCCACAACCTGTCAGTTCCCAAAGGACAGTCTAGCTTTCTTGTTTTACTTTTTTATCTCTGTCCAGTGATGCCAGGATAGGCAATTTGCTGCCTCGGTAGCAGAACCCAGTGACAACTCTGTGGTGTTGATACAGATCCTTGGCTAGGTGCAAGACTTGAAGGCTGCAGGTTAGTATAGAACTGATCTTCTTCCTATTAATTTGCTAGTCCATGGCACTTGACACAAAAAAATCCATTCACAATCAGTGAAATAACTGTTTGTGTCTGTGTGAATGTTTTTAAACAAATTGTGGGCATAAGAGCTACAGGATGGGATAGGATGGATGAC
The Ornithorhynchus anatinus isolate Pmale09 chromosome 4, mOrnAna1.pri.v4, whole genome shotgun sequence genome window above contains:
- the RNF183 gene encoding E3 ubiquitin-protein ligase RNF183, which produces MNGAPDRTAPTAAPAEPAESSQPPGLIPECPICYAAYDNAFQRPLLLPCAHTFCLECLARLCLFLKQAQLFPCPLCRTPVLVPTGGVPRLPTDTDVVVRLPPWMQTLPDIWLEGHRLCWVRPTSPPAASPEMLVTLELLTHRPPLLQRPQPGELVAVHQGHRLPGGRELGQLLWKWKVTLLWILLILTLLVIVPTYLYGFHK